The following are encoded together in the Babesia microti strain RI chromosome II, complete genome genome:
- a CDS encoding Protease Do-like 9 (overlaps_old_locusTagID:BBM_II00945), producing MYRFSAIINNLHTKVINFSKSDELLKYSKAKLLNCGAYHRFSTNLESNENIKHENIANTLNLKNNNYLETKSPVNNLKSSFNSIVKIFCDSTDPNYAQPWQMRRQIKSTGSGFAIVGKIIITNAHCVSWNNRCLLSKHGSAVKYSCRIKAIGHECDLAVLEVEDDEFWQDIIPLELGPIPQLHDSVVAIGYPSGGDNLCITSGVVSRVDVTTYAHSNFRLLGAQIDAAINPGNSGGPAMKDGKVVGVTFQAYDEAQNIGYIIPTSVIEQFLMDLSLHNRYTGFVTLGISYQLLENKSLKSFFGLNDLKESDLPEGVTSSGILVCQCDTTNADSNNYNLYEQEVDRVDNENLNTFLKYDIILAINGHNIADDGTIHFRDSERVHLAHSLAGKFYGQVCEVIVVRNKRVMTLKIQLKKPKYLVPEHQWDFKPRYYIYGGLVFLPLTMEYLKDEFGKKYYERAPTALLKPLTEIYAKKPGQEVVILSQILASDCTVGYDFRNIRLLTVNDREVLNLGHLEQLLNECTHDYVKFCFEQNLCIVLGVEKVKQTQQELLVQHAIPHYKSDTI from the exons ATGTATAGGTTCAGTGCcattataaacaatttacacacaaaggtaattaattttagtaaaagcgatgaattattaaaatatagcAAAGCAAAGCTATTAAACTGTGGAGCATATCACAGattttccacaaatttAGAG TCTAATGAGAATATTAAACATgaaaatatcgcaaatacGTTAAATTTAAAGAATAACAACTACTTAGAAACGAAATCTCCCGTAAATAACCTAAAAAGCAGCTTCAACAGTATCGTAAAGATATTCTGCGACTCTACCGACCCTAATTATGCTCAACCTTGGCAAATGAGAAGACAAATTAAATCTACTGGTTCTGGATTTGCCATAGTGGGTaagataataataacaaatgcCCACTGCGTATCCTGGAACAATCGCTGCCTCTTGTCAAAGCATGG GTCTGCGGTTAAATACAGTTGTAGAATCAAGGCTATAGGCCACGAGTGCGATTTGGCTGTTTTAGAAGTGgaagatgatgaattttGGCAAGATATAATACCTTTAGAATTGGGCCCAATCCCTCAATTGCATGATTCTGTCGTTGCAATTGGTTATCCCAGTGGAGGGGATAATTTGTGCATAACTTCGGGAGTTGTTAGCAGAGTGGATGTAACGACATATGCACACTCCAATTTTAG GTTGCTTGGAGCCCAGATAGATGCTGCAATAAATCCAGGCAATTCTGGCGGCCCGGCCATGAAGGATGGGAAAGTCGTGGGAGTGACATTTCAAGCATACGACGAGGCACAAAACATCGGTTATATCATTCCCACAAGTGTAATAGAACAGTTTTTAATGGATCTATCGCTACACAATAGGTACACTGGGTTTGTAACGCTGGGTATTTCGTATCAGCTGCTAGAGAACAAGTCCTTGAAGTCTTTCTTTGGGTTAAATGACCTGAAAGAATCAGATTTACCAGAAGGGGTTACTTCCAGTGGGATTCTCGTTTGCCAGTGTGACACTACTAATGCGGATTCAAACAATTACAATCTATATGAGCAAGAAGTCGATAGGGTagataatgaaaatttgaatacTTTCCTTAAGTATGATATAATACTTGCAATCAATGGCCACAACATAGCAGACGATGGAACGATCCATTTTAGAGATTCGGAACGAGTCCACTTAGCACATTCACTGGCTGGGAAATTTTATGGACAGGTTTGCGAAGTAATTGTTGTCAGAAATAAGCGAGTAATGACCCTTAAG ATCCAACTAAAGAAACCGAAATATTTAGTACCCGAACATCAATGGGACTTTAAACCGAGGTATTACATATATGGCGGCTTGGTATTTCTGCCACTAACTATGGAATACTTAAAG GATGAATTTggcaaaaaatattacgAGCGAGCTCCTACGGCACTTTTAAAGCCGTTAACCGAAATTTACGCCAAAAAGCCGGGCCAGGAAGTAGTCATACTCAGTCAAATACTGGCTTCTGATTGTACTGTGGGTTACGACTTTAGGAATATAAGATTATTGACAGTCAACGACCGAGAAGTGTTAAATTTGGGGCACCTTGaacaattgttaaatgaaTGTACACATGATTACGTTAAGTTTTGTTTTGAACAAAACTTGTGCATAGTATTAGGGGTTGAAAAGGTCAAACAAACGCAGCAAGAATTACTAGTACAACACGCCATACCGCACTATAAATCTGACACCATATAG
- a CDS encoding 50S ribosomal protein L10, putative (overlaps_old_locusTagID:BBM_II00950) codes for MLRILSNLTYITLQLAVSTSIIFVTNITLFTAVNNITVDAFRCHNCYKWNVFRVWIYTPEPLSKRFCTTRAGKTLIIQRTQELASKSSLIVQLRYDNFKEYHSNLLRNSLNNKFNTPQLTKLDPKSVDSSANANDASNISYTNDACHIANKGLGEKKLVLKTIKNTLFEIAMANAGYNVEKYSISLSNMFLFILDCNMVPQIMNFLFKFRNGNKFFRKNLTITNAWFSNIMLTPERVEQLRYLPQLKEAYCKISGVIRLIYANIPRAINNIPRRLSRALRLYRDTLNPSAVSDTNYIGGGE; via the exons ATGTTAAGAATCTTGTCAAATCTTACGTATATAACGTTGCAGCTTGCCGTTAGCACaagtattatttttgtcaCAAATATCACATTATTTACGGCAGTCAATAATATTACAGTTGATGCATTTAGATGCcataattgttataaatggAACGTATTTAGGGTGTGGATCTACACACCAGAACCATTATCAAAGCGCTTTTGCACTACTAGGGCGGGCAAGACCCTCATTATCCAACGCACTCAAGAATTAGCTAGTAAATCCTCCCTCATAGTACAGCTAAGATACGACAACTTCAAGGAATATCACTCCAACCTCTTAAGAAATTCGCTTAACAACAAGTTCAATACACCTCAACTCACAAAATTAGACCCGAAGTCAGTAGATTCTAGTGCCAATGCAAATGACGCTTCCAACATAAGTTATACTAATGATGCTTGTCATATCGCAAATAAAGGGCTTGGTGAAAAAAAACTAGTTTTGAAAACGATAAAAAACACCCTATTCGAAATTGCCATGGCAAACGCTGGTTACAACGTGgaaaaatattcaatttccCTATCTAACATGTTCCTCTTTATACTAGATTGTAATATGGTGCCTCAGATTATGAATTTCCTGTTCAAATTTAGGAATGggaacaaattttttaggAAAAACTTAACAATCACAAATGCATGGTTTTCAAACATCATGCTCACTCCTGAAAGAGTTGAACAGCTTAGATACCTTCCACAATTAAAAGAGGCATACTGTAAGATATCTG gtGTCATTAGGCTCATTTATGCCAATATTCCCAGGGCAATCAACAATATCCCCCGGAGGCTTAGTCGGGCACTCAGATTGTATAGGGATACATTAAATCCTAGTGCTGTTAGTGATACTAACTATATTGGTGGGGGTGAATAA
- a CDS encoding ubiquitin carboxyl-terminal hydrolase 5/13 (overlaps_old_locusTagID:BBM_II00955) yields MMIKLDSIANELGLVVPDFNQQIYVDECCYSTDTPESPEGIFVNLKSFIAYGRHSLIYDNLLAQFGKMLYLNIKKIRVPKSNTTSPSTPNLDSLEALIPYRDEMSYRLVIWPQNFYISIESIDENDDPLTFQLCMSIINREGGERINSKIFMYQDKLISRYSETLYQIDNPPQLPSSGWKCNRCGSSVNLWLNLSDGYIGCGRKNYGIGGGCIDGSEGAAITHYEETGQIYPLAVKLSTITPTFAEVYSYAKDEDSFVIDTKLSQHLGHFGIKVNDMKKCELTTSEFELEYNKNYDWSGMSNGDVSLKGIGFVGFLNLGNTCYLNSALQLLLDIEDIRSYFTENYRNIANTSNSYSAHPSRDLLLQFAKIVYSYNTDFHIGKQRILLDEFLKKCAENNISCATPADYCNNYVTPRMFKNLLVYLNPDYGYPTQQDTQECLSFLLNKFESVEDQLGGRCGTPFSVSDLFKFKIRQTLICGDELNFQDNEAQMLSVSVSQRLITDIKKCSDDCDDKTIDLSECLSEWLVSETVDYFSEKTNTNSKASINLRIIECPKYLLIHVKRFYLSEDWVPKKIKLGIEIPDTLDLTPLLFDEQEVKQVLSTSNLDIIQSLEDMGFALNDIMRAIGHCSTLTIENLIQYITDNPASCNYTFKPSPADVELLTSIGIPEQHILPLLKKFENNCDAAVEWYYSQKEPGTQLQSAKKRKLNLGGYEYKLLGFITHVGNSIDCGHYVYHSKRDIGWVQFNDDKVGKCSTLPDIKSGYCYLYINTNSLNN; encoded by the exons ATGATGATTAAATTGGACTCAATTGCCAATGAATTGGGATTAGTGGTTCCCGATTTTAATCAGCAAATTTACGTGGATGAATGCTGTTACAG CACCGACACACCTGAATCTCCCGAAGGAATATTCGTCAACCTCAAGTCCTTTATTGCATACGGACGTCATTCACTCATATACGACAATTTATTAGCACAATTTGGCAAAATGCTctatttaaatatcaaaaagaTACGAGTGCCTAAATCTAATACCACTTCCCCCAGTACCCCTAACCTTGACag CTTGGAAGCCCTAATACCATATCGTGACGAAATGAGTTACAGATTGGTAATTTGGCCACAAAATTTCTACATATCCATTGAATCTATTGATGAGAATGATGATCCCCTAACTTTTCAg TTATGCATGAGCATCATTAATCGCGAAGGAGGGGAAAGAATCAAttctaaaatatttatgtatcAAGATAAATTG ATTTCTAGATACTCTGAAACTTTATACCAAATAGATAACCCCCCCCAATTGCCATCGAGTGGATGGAAATGCAATCGTTGTGGAAGTAGTGTCAATTTGTGGTTAAACCTTTCAGATGG TTACATTGGTTGTGGGAGGAAAAATTACGGTATAGGCGGAGGTTGTATTGATGGCAGTGAAGGGGCAGCAATTACACACTATGAAGAAACAGGGCAAATTTACCCATTGGctgtaaaattatctacaATAACTCCCACTTTTGCAGAAGTTTACAGTTATGCTAAA GATGAGGATTCGTTTGTTATAGACACAAAACTTTCACAGCATTTAGGACACTTTGGAATAAAAGTAAA tgaCATGAAGAAGTGTGAACTCACTACTTCAGAGTTTGAGTTGGAgtataacaaaaattatgatTGGTCCGGTATGAGTAATGGGGATGTTTCGCTTAAGGGCATTGGGTTTGTCGGGTTTCTAAACCTGGGCAATACGTGCTATTTGAATTCTGcattacaattattactTGACATTGAAGATATTAGAAGCTACTTTACCGAGAATTACCGCAACATAGCTAATACTAGTAATTCATACAGt GCCCACCCATCAAGAGATTTGCTATTGcaatttgccaaaataGTTTACTCATATAACACGGATTTTCACATTGGTAAACAACGGATTCTTTTGGATGAGTTCCTTAAAAAATGTGCGGAAAACAACATATCATGCGCAACACCTGCTG ACTATTGCAATAACTATGTAACTCCTCGTATGTTTAAAAATCTACTTGTTTATTTGAATCCTGACTATGGGTACCCTACACAACAAGACACTCAAGAATGTCTATCGTTTTTGctgaataaatttgaaagtGTGGAAGATCAATTGGGTGGAAGGTGTGGAACCCCCTTTTCAGTGTCCGATTTGTTCAAATTCAAG atcCGACAGACGCTAATTTGTGGAGATGAACTGAATTTCCAAGATAATGAAGCACAGATGCTTTCTGTGTCAGTATCACAACGCCTAATTACagatattaaaaaatgcaGTGATGATTGTGACGATAAGACGATAGATTTGAGCGAATGTTTGAGTGAGTGGTTAGTTTCGGAGACTGTGGACTATTTTTCCGAAAAGACAAATACTAACTCAAAAGCTTCTATAAAT TTGCGCATAATCGAATGCCCCAAGTACTTGTTGATTCATGTAAAGAGGTTTTATCTCTCCGAAGATTGGGTTCCCAAGAAAATCAAATTGGGCATTGAGATTCCCGATACACTTGACTTGACACCGCTGCTATTTGATGAACAGGAAGTTAAGCAGGTGCTCAGTACTAGCAATTTGGATATTATACAGTCATTGGAGGATATGGGATTTGCACTTAATGATATTATGAGGGCAATTGGTCATTGCAGTACGCTTACGATTGAAAACTtgatacaatatataacagACAATCCTGCATCTTGTAATTATACCTTTAAGCCTTCACCTGCGGATGTGGAGTTGTTGACAAGTATTGGAATTCCAGAACAGCAT ATTTTGCCACTGctcaaaaaatttgaaaacaATTGCGACGCCGCAGTTGAATGGTACTATTCACAAAAAGAACCAGGGACACAACTTCAAAGTGCTAAGAAAAGAAAACTCAATTTGGGAGGGTATGAATACAAGTTGCTTGGATTCATTACGCACGTGGGTAACAGTATCGACTGTGGGCACTATGTATACCACTCCAAAAGGGACATTGGTTGGGTCCAATTTAACGACGATAAGGTGGGAAAATGTTCCACGTTGCCAGATATCAAATCAGGATATTGCTACCTATACATCAACACCAACAGTCTCAATAATTAG
- a CDS encoding ubiquitin (Ub) (overlaps_old_locusTagID:BBM_II00955;~overlaps_old_locusTagID:BBM_II00960;~overlaps_old_locusTagID:BBM_II00965), with amino-acid sequence MNWYVKFTNKFVKFILLIATITTKQSVCLLHGKKATNYPVTINARINWGENSIFNSNILLDANESDTLGSVKKRITDLTGIPFLSQRIYLVTNGSIDYNLGPISSDMTLSGLRTKQSQVSTTNLKPHLELQLDIGAPYLPANKLINTTNLDSLAHNDVEQLNKLYEQLAELLASQYKISQLLERSMDIKRNWASYKHFTLDKLCEKLCFQDFKTHHSNLNDFVSKKDMILNNIKPGCENEVEVEEEVEPLQLNLFQDYPRESHHIFTKIAESITFNLPITYTTLVKFTVISQLMRITGNYPPKVNALLKFSPLLLLFSKTRHGSFVTKILLRLIPFKYVPRVLLHILPAPTVKSLI; translated from the exons ATGAATTGGTATGtaaaattcacaaataaatttgtaaaatttattctACTTATCGCAACAATAACAACAAAACAATCTGTTTGCCTTCTGCATGGCAAAAAGGCCACCAATTATCCCGTGACCATAAATGCCCGAATTAATTGGGGagaaaattcaatattcaACTCCAATATATTACTTGACGCAAATGAATCGGATACATTGGGTAGTGTTAAAAAGAGGATTACTGATTTGACAGGTATACCTTTTTTATCACAGCGAATATACCTAGTTACTAACGGCAGCATCGATTATAATTTGGGGCCAATTAGTAGTGACATGACCCTAAGTGGACTCAGGACCAAGCAATCTCAGGTTTCTACCACGAACTTGAAACCACACTTGGAGCTGCAGTTGGACATAGGGGCGCCTTACTTGCCAGCAAATAAACTAATTAATACAACTAACCTTGACAGTTTAGCACATAATGATGTGGAACAgttaaacaaattgtacGAGCAGCTGGCGGAATTGTTGGCGTCTCAGTACAAGATTAGTCAATTGTTAGAACGATCGATGGATATAAAAAGGAATTGGGCATCTTATAAACATTTCACACTCGACAAGTTATGTGAAAAATTGTGTTTTCAAGACTTTAAGACTCATCACTCAAACTTAAATGATTTTGTGAGTAAGAAAGATATGattttgaataatattAAGCCCGGGTGTGAAAATGAGGTGGAAGTTGAAGAGGAAGTTGAACCGCTGCAATTAAACTTGTTTCAGGATTACCCAAGGGAAAGCCATCACATTTTCACAAAAATAGCCGAGTCTATAACCTTTAATTTACCGATCACTTACACAACCCTCGTGAAATTTACCGTTATATCGCAATTAATGAGAATTACTGGAAACTATCCGCCCAAGGTGAATGCGTTGTTAAAGTTTTCACCATTACTGCTTTTGTTTTCGAAAACCAGACATGGATCCTTTGTAACCAAGATTTTACTGAGGCTAATaccatttaaatatgtaccGAGAG TGTTGTTACATATACTTCCAGCTCCCACGGTCAAATCTCTCATTTAA
- a CDS encoding translation initiation factor eIF-3 subunit 4 (overlaps_old_locusTagID:BBM_II00965) has protein sequence MGIHALETKWADIDVDDENDAEEMVNKENYGFESAPDEFGVKSVISYSKNAKGQTIKITKRIKEIRIPRRINKEIYERKNLVPFNLNSVSMQGTSMVSQEDIIIDIPKHTMNWNDQYSDYYFTGSDINAIRATRDLKQKFRSLKDDLLDDLAPESVELNNKYVPPSRKDGDRRQTDQQKEDSTIRVTNLSEDVKEKDLMDLFGTVGRINRAYLAKDKETQSSKGFAFITYSNKNEALNAINMFNRRGYDNLLLNVEWAKPSQKER, from the exons ATGGGTATTCACGCACTGGAAACTAAATGGGCAGATATTGATGTTGACGATGAGAATGATGCGGAGGAGATGGTTAATAAGGAAAATTATGGCTTTGAAAGTGCTCCTGATGAATTTGGGGTCAAAAGTGTCATTTCATATTCCAAAAATGCAAAGGGCCAAACAATAAAA ATAACTAAACGAATTAAGGAAATTAGAATACCTAGGAGAATCAACAAGGAAATTTATGAACGTAAAAACTTGGTCCCATTTAATCTAAATTCTGTTTCAATGCAGGGTACTTCGATGGTTTCTCAGGAAGATATCATTATTGATATTCCAAAACACACGATGAACTGGAACGATCAGTATAGCGACTATTACTTTACT GGTTCAGATATCAATGCCATTCGGGCCACTAGGGACCTGAAGCAGAAGTTTAGAAGCTTAAAAGATGATTTGCTTGATGATTTAGCACCCGAGTCAGTTGAATTGAACAATAAATACGTTCCCCCTAGTAGAAAGGACGGAGATCGCAGGCAGACAGACCAGCAAAAGGAGGATTCGACAATCAGGGTCACTAACTTAAGCGAAGACGTCAAG GAGAAAGACTTGATGGATTTGTTTGGAACTGTTGGTCGTATCAATCGGGCATATCTTGCTAAGGACAAGGAGACGCAGAGCTCAAAGGGCTTCGCTTTCATCACTTATTCCAACAAAAATGAAGCCCTTAATGCTATCAACATGTTCAATAGGAGGGGATACGACAATTTGTTACTGAAT GTTGAATGGGCTAAGCCATCGCAAAAGGAACGATAA
- a CDS encoding hypothetical protein (overlaps_old_locusTagID:BBM_II00970): protein MYLLPSILAFLYLYRSSHSTNAVDGGNLTCVPLVHSGNYSLNKYLCQEIGVKPCDTHIIDVKTGNHSYLSLDKNVVLDSPKPEVCLKKLLSLLATLACSRSSGSGFIGDNLTINTKTGETTIFISRSICREIWEGCSRRGVSNYAYLFRDRESLIFCNNLASTDSPVKLARCDDDGSGCVGEVVNISNGEIAEINWLLGGGVDSVFLCSKVGALTILATFVLLGISMVLLNGGKYKRKMKKKWREEIVDFDLNLL from the exons ATGTATCTTTTACCATCAATTTTAGCATTTCTATATCTATATCGCTCATCGCACTCGACAAATGCTGTAGATGGCGGCAACTTGACCTGCGTGCCACTGGTACACTCTGGGAATTACTCGcttaacaaatatttgtgcCAA GAAATTGGTGTAAAACCATGTGACACACACATTATTGATGTAAAAACAGGCAATCATAGTTATTTGTCCCTGGATAAGAACGTAGTGTTAGATTCGCCAAAACCTGAGGTCTGCCTCAAGAAATTGCTATCATTGCTTGCCACCCTGGCCTGTTCTAGATCAAGCGGCTCTGGGTTTATAGGGgataatttgacaataaaCACTAAGACAGGAGAAACAACCATTTTTATCTCTCGCTCGATCTGCAGAGAGATATGGGAAG GCTGTAGCAGGAGGGGAGTGTCCAACTATGCTTATCTGTTTAGGGATAGGGAGTCGCTCATATTCTGTAACAATCTAGCAAGCACAGATAGTCCGGTCAAATTGGCACGGTGTGATGATGACGGCAGCGGCTGTGTTGGCGaagttgtaaatatcaGCAATGGAGAAATTGCAGAGATCAATTGGCTACTTGGAGGAGGGGTGGATTCAGTGTTTTTGTGCAGCAAAGTTGGAG CGCTAACTATACTAGCAACATTTGTTTTGTTGGGGATATCTATGGTTTTGTTAAATGGCGGCAAATACAAAAGGAAGATGAAGAAAAAATGGAGAGAGGAGATTGTGGATTTTGACCTAAATCTATTGTAA
- a CDS encoding conserved Plasmodium protein, unknown function (overlaps_old_locusTagID:BBM_II00975) — protein MYIIYLCKYTKPYLSGIFIKKCYNVHFTAYFPHKMQIRDYSTNHFGDIDTFYSNLTSKNLNYYEILNISPKSTSDDIKKAFITLAKQYHPDICNDKRSKFIFMKIKQAHDGLQDTNYRKKYDKTLHKSCFVSDVILTDLLDIQFESLESELERLNRYKRYIDNERLDVINDKFFFLKIILGTAATLAFIVYVCLNLPKLVEFEAIKSGKSDVVSGSDFAEEEIVTAFYNPITRRWERIIHPFQAPTPAQLIEYYSQHRPRDSLKLDKIQMPQHKLPILKTTYQATSHPTVLYDPYRQKLVGIDKQL, from the exons atgtatataatttacctATGCAAGTACACTAAGCCATATTTATCCGggatttttattaaaaaatgttacaaTGTACATTTTACAGCATACTTTCCACATAAAATGCAAATTAGAGACTATTCCACTAACCATTTCGGGGATATAGACACTTTTTATTCTAATCTCACCTCCAAAAACCTCAATTACTATGAGATTCTAAACATATCACCTAAGTCTACCAGTGATGATATCAAAAAG GCGTTTATAACGTTGGCTAAACAATACCACCCAGATATTTGCAATGATAAACgttccaaatttatttttatgaaaatCAAGCAGGCCCATGATGGACTGCAGGATacaaattatcgcaaaaaatatgataaaaccCTACATAAATCATGCTTTGTTTCTGATGTAATACTAACTGATTTACTAGACATACAATTTGAATCACTTGAATCTGAAC TTGAAAGGTTGAACAGATATAAAagatatattgataatgagAGACTAGACgttattaatgataaattttttttcctaaaaatt ATTCTAGGAACCGCGGCAACACTGGCATTTATAGTGTATGTGTGCTTAAATCTACCAAAACTAGTAGAATTCGAGGCAATAAAGAG CGGAAAAAGCGATGTTGTCAGTGGAAGTGATTTCGCCGAGGAAGAAATAGTTACGGCCTTCTACAACCCTATTACTAGGCGTTGGGAACGAATCATCCACCCGTTTCAAGCACCCACACCTGCACAACTAATTGAA TATTATTCACAACATCGCCCACGGGATTCTTTGAAGTTGGACAAAATTCAAATGCCACAGCATAAACTACCCATTTTGAAG ACGACGTATCAGGCCACTAGCCATCCAACTGTATTGTATGATCCGTATAGGCAAAAACTAGTGGGTATTGATAAGCAATTGTAG
- a CDS encoding ESF2, ABT1, ESF2/ABP1 family protein (overlaps_old_locusTagID:BBM_II00980): MTGTDYNNDLSQTTGDVVNGQQNAMPQDKSSTNWPPSDNSGVIYISRIPPKMNPSKLRSLLTAFGKINRIYLMPTKYTKKVGRNLVSKRRIDLFSQGWVEFYDKRDAKAVANQLNATIIGGKKRKNKWHDDMWTIKYLPKFKWRHLQEYMHSNKERDKADIQQRIISLKRENAHYLEQLEAEKRIIKIGEKRRKNNKDFSFGVKPKHKVNPTNTSVSSKLLQVIAS, encoded by the coding sequence ATGACAGGCACTgattataataatgatCTATCGCAGACAACGGGGGATGTTGTAAACGGCCAACAAAATGCAATGCCTCAAGATAAGAGTTCAACCAATTGGCCGCCTAGTGACAATAGTggtgttatatatatttcgCGAATCCCCCCTAAAATGAATCCATCTAAGTTGAGGTCATTGCTTACTGCATTTGGTAAGATCAACCGGATATACCTCATGCCCACAAAGTATACCAAAAAGGTTGGTCGAAATTTGGTCAGCAAGCGGCGAATAGACCTCTTTTCCCAAGGTTGGGTGGAGTTTTATGATAAACGGGATGCTAAAGCTGTTGCTAACCAGCTAAACGCGACGATTATAGGCGGAAAAAAACGGAAAAATAAATGGCACGATGATATGTGGACAATCAAATACCTCCCCAAGTTCAAATGGAGACACTTGCAAGAATACATGCACTCTAACAAAGAGAGGGACAAGGCAGACATACAACAGCGTATTATTAGCTTGAAACGGGAAAACGCCCACTACCTTGAACAGCTAGAGGCTGAGAAGAGGATCATTAAAATAGGCGAGAAAAGGAGGAAAAATAACAAGGATTTTAGTTTTGGGGTAAAGCCAAAACACAAAGTCAATCCTACGAACACAAGTGTATCCAGTAAACTATTGCAAGTCATTGCATCGTAG
- a CDS encoding exosome complex component CSL4 (overlaps_old_locusTagID:BBM_II00985), with protein MFPRHFNNVEVGSVVMARITKLYPDKVECDILCIGDVPSRSRCKGVIALSDIFTENVTLEDVKTTECFMPGDLIRARVLSLVDRQQIILGTSGPSYGVIRAFSKNGYEMRAISWRHMQCTGTKQVEMRKTAATGGKPTI; from the exons ATGTTTCCCAGGCATTTTAACAATGTGGAGGTCGGCTCTGTCGTTATGGCCCGGATCACTAAGTTGTACCCGGATAAGGTAGAGTGCGATATACTCTGCATAGGCGACGTGCCTTCCAGGTCTAGGTGTAAGGGCGTTATAGC ATTGAGTGACATATTTACAGAGAACGTGACGCTTGAGGACGTAAAAACCACCGAATGTTTCATGCCAGGGGATTTAATACGGGCCCGAGTGTTGTCGCTGGTTGATAGGCagcaaattattttgggaACTAGTGGGCCAAGCTATGGCGTAATAAGAGCTTTCAGCAAAAACG gTTATGAAATGAGGGCGATTTCATGGCGCCATATGCAGTGCACGGGCACCAAGCAGGTGGAAATGAGGAAGACGGCCGCGACGGGGGGTAAACCAACGATATAA